CGACGACGACGTCTGACCGCAAGCGAAAACGTGGGGGGGGGCTCACACGCCCCCTTTCCCGAATCTTTCTACTTTCGCCCCCGCTGCGGGGCGGAGGTCCATTTCGGGCAACTTTGGCGAAAGTGATCCGGGGCGAGGTCCATTTCAGGCAACTTTGGCGAAAGCGATCCGGGGCGAGGTCCATTTCGGGCAACTTTGGCGAAAGTGATCCGGGGCGAGGTCCATTTCGGGCAGCTTTGGCGAAAGTGATCCGGGGCGAGGTCCATTTCGGGCAGCTTTGGCGAAAGCGACCCGGGGCGAGGTCCATTTCGGGTAGCTTTGGCGAAAGTGACCCGGGGCGAGGTCCATTTGGGGTAGCTTTGGCGAAAGTGACCCGGGGCGAGGTCCATTTCGGGCAACTTTGGCGAAAGCAACCCGGGGCGCAACAGAAATAGAGCCCCCCACTATGCAGCATAGTAGTACACGACATAAACGCGAACTAAAAAGTACACACAATGAAAAAGACAGTAGAGATCAGGAAGCCGGGAATGAGCAAATTGGACAATTCCCTGCATGTGCAATTTCACAGCTTAGCCTATGGCCTGGTTAAGGGTGCCGACATCACCAAACTGGGCATCCCGAACGAGCTGATGGTCGAGTGGGACGGCAATAAGAGTATCGAGACGGACATCACCAAGGTCTCGCAAATAAGCGCTGAGACAAGGTTGATGCAGGAGAAAGATGGGGAACGCGATGGGCTGTTGACTTACATCATGGGCACCATTCGCAATGCCCAGTTCCTGCCTGATAAGGACATCGTAGAGGCTGCGATTCGTATTGCGGCAGTAGTCAAACCGTACAACGGGATGCAGAACGAAGGCTTCGATCGTGAAACGGCGGACATCAGGGGGCTGGTGGCCGACCTGAAAAAGACGGAGAACGCAGCAGATATAGCCAAGCTCGGACTCACGCCGATGCTCACAAAACTGGAAACGACGAACCAAGAGTTCGACGACTTATACACGAAGCGCATGACGTCTGACACGGGTGCGAAACTTCCACTTTCCAGCAAGATCCGCCCCGAAACAGATGCCATCTACGACCGCGTAATCCTCATCCTACAGTGGAACTATCTCAATGGTGCTACGCCGATCGACCCCGAGGTTATCGCTACGTTGGCTGAGAACCTTTGCAAGCTGGCCGATCGTATCGATGCCGATTATAATCGGAGCCTTGCTCAGAAGAAGGCTGCTGCAAAGAAGAAGCCCAAGGAACCTAAGCAACCGAAAGAGCCTAAGCAACCCAAGGACCCCAAGACGCCCGATCAGCCGAAGGATCCGAAGCAGCCGGAGACGCCTCAGCCACCGAAACCGGATGGCGAGAAACCGAAGGATCCGAAGAAACCGGGTGGCGACGGTAATCCTGACATCACGTTGCCGGAGGAATAGGGTACCCGGTTGTAGGGGCGAATTGCATTCGCCCCACAGGTACCCGGAATGATTAAAGGGCATCCCCAAACAGATGGGGGTGCCCTTTTTTGTACCCGGTTGGCATGGATCGTTCGGCCCCGTTGGGACCGTTCGGTGGGGCGTATGCAATACGCCCCTACATGGGTACACGCCATTCATGTACCAGGCAAACTTGGCTGGCATCCCTGATGCCTTTCTACTTTGCTTTCTGATTCTATTTTTGCCGCCGTTTTCGGTGACGCATCGTAGGCCGTCCGGCCCACGGCGTAAAAAGGGAATCCAGTGAAAGACTGGAACAGTGCCCGCTACTGTAACACCCCGCCTATCGAACAAAGGAGAGCACCCGCAAGACGTGCCACTGCCGCCCCCGGAGCGGCGGGAAGGCCCACAGCCCCCCTTCAGGGTGAAGTCAGGAAACCTGCCGGAAACAACACGTATACCGCCCCTCGGGGTCAAGGGGCGGAGG
The sequence above is drawn from the Tannerella serpentiformis genome and encodes:
- a CDS encoding DUF6261 family protein: MKKTVEIRKPGMSKLDNSLHVQFHSLAYGLVKGADITKLGIPNELMVEWDGNKSIETDITKVSQISAETRLMQEKDGERDGLLTYIMGTIRNAQFLPDKDIVEAAIRIAAVVKPYNGMQNEGFDRETADIRGLVADLKKTENAADIAKLGLTPMLTKLETTNQEFDDLYTKRMTSDTGAKLPLSSKIRPETDAIYDRVILILQWNYLNGATPIDPEVIATLAENLCKLADRIDADYNRSLAQKKAAAKKKPKEPKQPKEPKQPKDPKTPDQPKDPKQPETPQPPKPDGEKPKDPKKPGGDGNPDITLPEE